Below is a window of Impatiens glandulifera chromosome 2, dImpGla2.1, whole genome shotgun sequence DNA.
tagcaatctcCCTGTTGTTGTAGGTCTTGTCAattcatatgtgccatttttcagcaatgacttcatctcttcatcaaTGGAAGCTAGCCATTCTTCTTTATGAGCATCCTCGAGAGTCTCATTATAGCATATAGGTTCCCCACACTCAATTAGAAGGACATACTCTGTAGTTGGTACTTAGAACTTTATATTTTCTCCTTAGTAGACCTCTTAATTAcctttgtttgtttattatgttgatttttatattattgttgaacttcaaaatcagcctcattattatcaccaagatcaccTTATGTATCATTTCAATGGCCTACAGGttgaccctgaggaacatcatcatcactatctaaGTCTGGAGCTACATGTGaccttgtctcctcaacatcatgagacaactcaagaccaAGAAGATCACGCACGTGCAAATCAAGCTTATCACcttcttcaaaattctcaatagtctgatcttcaatGAATACTACATCTCGatttctcaaaaccttcttatcaacTTTGTCATAACacttgtatccccacttttcatcaccataaccaaaaatatgcatggcttggtttttgcatctagctgaactctcatcttttggaacatgcacaaaggCTCTACAaccaaaaatacataaatagtcataattGACATTTTTACCTAACCAGACGttttctgcacacttattacTCAATGGATTGTAGGGTGAACGGCTGATCACATACACTGTAGTGttcatggcttcagcccagaaattCTTAACCAACCTGGAATGAGATAACATACTCCTCATTTGTTCCAatattgttctgttcatcctctctaccACTCCATTTTATTGTAGAGTGTTGGGCAtagtctgttcatgtcgaataccctactctttacaataatcatcaaatgagttTATGTACTCTCCCTAattatctgaccgcaccctcatcagttCATGTCCGTCTttctttcaaccagcttgtgaaagacctcgaACCTTGATGCAACCTCATTCTTAGAATTTATAGCATATGCCCAAACCTTCttagatgcatcgtctatgaaggttacaaaataagaaGCACCACCTATGGATTTAATTTTCATAGGACCACAGACGTCTGTATAAACTAGCTCAAGGATATTCTTTTTCAATTTCACATTCGACTTACTGCAGGAGACTATGTTCTGCTTACCTTTCAAGAAATGCTCACAactttcaagatgagcatcttTGAGATTCGGCAACTCATttctcttgatcaaaacattcatcattttttcattaatgtgacctagtctcttgtgccacaactcataGGATGACTCCATCATGACAGAATACATtacatcatagacaatttttaaatttgtcttgtataaggaacaataTTTCTAACATTGTGCAACAACCAAggaacccttgcttagcttccatgcttggtagcctccatcatcgagcttacctacggaaaatcaaattcattctcaaatcaagaacatgtcttacatctcttaAAGTCAGAAAACaacccatgtttgtctcgattctaacatcgccaagaccaactatcttggaaaCACCACTattacccatgcgaacctcatCATGATCACCATctttgtaggactggaagtaacctttgtatgtagtaatatggaatgaggcacatGTGTCAACAATCaatgttgtttcatttgaagacgTGCTAAGACAGGCTTCTTGACatttagaagcatatgtcaTATCACCATCCGAAGCATAAGAAGATGTATCTACactctcttcttttttttctttgggCTTCACCAAACCTTTTgcttcatcatttttaaatttccagtaCTCGTTTCTCTAATGACCCATTTTTCCATAGTAATGGCAATCACCATCCTTCTtcggagctctagacttgcttctagtTTGCCTTTACTaaaaccacttctattatcctttgatcttcctctatcagtcACCAACAAATCAGACTTAaagggtttatccccctttaGATTCTcttcatcaagtaaggaactatTGACAAATTCCATGTTGACTTTATCATTTGGTGACGAGTtactgagagtgataataagtgtcttcCAACTTGTAGATAAAGAGTCAAagactaaaagtgcttgcacttcatcatcaaagtttattcTCATAATACTTagttaattcaaaatattttgaaattcattcaagtgctcagcaattgatttattatcaatttactTATGGTTCACTAGTCGTCATACCAGTGTTGCTTTATTCCCTACTGACCTCCCGAcgtagagagcttcaagttttctccacacaccatacgccgTAGTCtaattctcaacatggtgcataCCATTTACACCAACTCGTGAACGAATAAAGCTACACGTCTTTCTATttgtctttttccaatcagcctcttttgtacTCTTAGGTCTAACACTCTCATTTTCAATTACTTCATgcaaatcatataaaattaatagatcCTTAATCATTAGCTTCCATTGCTTAGTTTGTACCATTTAGACTCACCATATTAGGTCTAGATTTCTCCATTATTATAGTCTTAACAACTGATGAAAACTCCATCAAAGAAACCAATTGATCTCCTTTTTGAATTTTGCCGGGTAACCAACAGAGCACTCtactccaatgttaaaacacaTAACCaattaggggtgagcattgggtggtttaatccgaaatccaatccaatccgaatcctaaatactaattcggattaGATATTTTGGATTGGATTgagatcggatcggattgagttcggattgaattaaatcggattggattaggattatccaaattatccaaactatctaaataaaaatatattttttaattatttttctttaaattaaattttatctcaatataatacatattttacttatcatcacttgacaacgatatttttttttttttatttttttataattttttttttcagattcaaatttaataataataaaaaatttgaattttaaaaaaaaaagttaaaaaagaaattaaaaataataataaaaaaaaattgttgactaattttaaactgatatatataaatattttttagtttgaattattcaaaccattttcaatccaatccgtattcgatccgtattaattagtaaaatggtttggattatAGATTGGATAAACTtaatttggatttaatacggatcggaaAAAACGGATTGGTCttacccatttgctcacccctataaccaatcaatactacttttataccactgttgggttttgcatcAGCAAAACCATAGATCTTCTTATAAATTGAActctgctctcaaatgaaagaagtatTTATTCTAGGAATGGTTGAGATACTCTATAATCAAAATCTCTTTCAACCTCTCTCTAGATCAGTCAAACAacaagaatgaataaaaaaccCTAGATTTGTTCACTCTCTCTCAGCTTTATTGTGTCTTAAgagaaaaatactaaaaaatgtatttataccaTAATCCGtttttataatagaaaattttgaCCCGTTTAATTACCCGAAAGTTAAAAACCCAATCATAATGGCAATGAACACCTCAacaatatttacattattaataaagttaaatattatatatttttggaattaaatgatttattgtAAAAGGtcataaagtatttttaaagCATGAAATTACATCTTTccagttttaaatataattaaatagtttaaaatgaCATCCTAATATtggaatgagtttttttttaatatttctttttggCACCTATCATTTGTACTTCTATTCTAAATGAGTATTcgatttgaaaaaataaaatatttttactgaAAGATTGGTTGGATATGAACATAGTCAACCCAAAAAAATATGACTTTCCCACGAGacaaataagtttaattaaactATGTGAACTAtgattcttataaaattaaggtaaacaaaatataccatatatataacttcactgtaaacttaattttttttataaggattaattcttattaaatttaaataaaagttacgtataaaaaaattaattaataaataatacaagttaacatctaaaatatcaaaatgacatctacaaaatcaaaatcaataattgaTAATCTAAATATCacattacataaataatttacaaaaataaaactattaagtCTTGGATAAGAATCTACAACGCACTAGAACACCCTTGTTGACGAGCCTAACGCCCCTGTTGACGAGCCTTTACTCCGACAACATCTAGGCAGAGATGGAATTCAACAATAAAGAACAACCATCAATCCCTATTCCTTTTTATTAGTTATTGGGCAGATTCCTTGAATAATGGGAAAGAAGACATTAATTGGACCTGACTAGGATGAATATCTTGTATCCGAAATCTAGCAGTTCGCGTTGTCAACCCCTGGCctaaataactcatttttctCCCATGAATTATTTGTGTCAATGGATTAGTTCGATCTAAAACTTGAGATAATGGGTGTAAGCCAAAAAAAGATTTGAAGAGCCTATTGATAATTTGGGTCCTATAAATACCCAATTTAGGTTTGACTCACATCTCGAACTCATTTTAGTTCATAAACGATGATGGTTGAAATAGAGCAAGCCGAACGAACTAATGAAACAGTGTCGAAAAAATTTCTACCAAAGATTTTGAACGACTGTTAAAATTATCCTTACCCGATGGTTGGTATGCAACGGCAAAAAATGTCATGTCAAGTGAAAattgaacatttatatatatgaccgaaatagtaaaaaaatttatacaaatcATGAGATGATACATGTAAGAGGTCATTTatatgaaatatcaaatcgaataactttttattgaaaaaataaaaaataactccaGATCCGATTATTTCATCTCCTTTGCTGCTAAAAAGATACGGACACGGACTCGAGAATGGATTACCAACACAATCGGAGGGTGAGTAGCAAACGGCCCACCAACAATTGAGAGTATATTATTCGGACTATAAAAATTCGAGACAAAAATACAGAGATCCAACTAAATAGAATATTAGACcgaacaaaacaaaatattaactcaaatatgagtgataaaaaaataatatacccTCTtatgctaaaaaaaaaaaaaaaactggaccgaggaaaaaataattttctgaCTTCtctagttattttttttttttttaataaagaatgAGAATATAAAAAGTAGTATAATTCATTAAcctaaacttattttataaaacaatttatggtgttaaaaaaaattaaaacaaaaatataatatataacttcaCTGTAATATCATATtgtatattcttttttattttaaaggatatcccaaaaatatatatttgttactCAATTGTTTTGTATTCTGGTATTTTAAACATAACATTTCAATtgaaattttacaatttaaaacatCACTAGTgttctattaattaaatactttgcaatcaataaaaaaaaaccaaaactTATAATTTTGACAGATTTTTTTTGTGATAAATAAGCATAGATAGTCTGGTGTATAATTCTtaggaaattaaataatttaaacatttttcatTTACAAATTCAGTTCCATTATTTAATCCAATAATCTTTAAGAGTAATATCATATACATTCTAAATAGGtatataaaattctaaagtTTACCATATACATAAATTTTGTTGGAAACTAAAATATCCAAGTAAAAAATTATCAACAGTAAGTAGTCAATATGATCAATTCAAAATAAACTTCTTGAAGTGAAcatgtattaattaaaaaatcttcttaattttataaacattttttgaaaatggttaCTTTGCATTTTAATAAGTGGACATATAAAACTATggtttttcttattaataagctctgaaaataagattttattgcACAATCTGCAGGGTTTCCAAGACTCTTGTAAAtttaagagaaattattaacaTAATTCAATCTAAAAACTTCTCAGAAATATAGATTTTCAATCATTTTCTCAATATTCTTTTCACCTCTTTTTAATGTActgaaaaaaaacaatttgaaatACACTTCAttcctcttttctttttcttttttttttcttttttttttttttagttttgaaactgctatcaaacaatatttaaaagaaagaaaaacaatacaTGTTTTAGTTCAAtgttatcaaaataaatcttcTACTTGTTCAATCTGCCAAATACATAACTTTTAGGTATATCTAATTTCCTAATATCAGTGTATATTTCTCCAGAAGCTATTAACCATTTATCTGACATGTTTACATATTCTAAGTGCAGATCCTAAACTCTTCCTCCTTCCAGAAACTTCTGGTTACCATTTATTTTAAAGCAACCCTTCttaatatgttattttcttgcacaatgaaaataataagcatttttattcttattcaaGTGACTGATTTACATAACTGACTCTTAGTAGAGTATTTTCTGTTTGTGACTTCTTTTTCGTATTTTTCAACATTGTAAACGATTTATAAATTTGTACCTCGCATCGAGACCCATTAGGAACTCTTAACAActtaaattcttcatcttcttaaaacaaatatttcaagATGACAACCATCACAATTTAAACTAAGACGCCCCAAAGAAGTCTAACCTTAAAAGTAATCTTTGCTGCACAAATTGCAGGTCATACATTCTCAGTCCATGTCAGTAAAACCTATTTTGATCTTAGCTTGCAGTGCTAATGTTTAACCTTAATATTAAGATCATAATGATCCACTAAATGAATGATTATTTTACTTCCTTCTGAACATGATTAGTAAAAACGGAATTGAAACTGTAAGCATGAATATGAAAATCTGGAACCATATGTATCAGCACAACAATGAACTGAGaagtaaacaaaatgagaaaaagaaaaaaactgaTAAAATTTATGCCACAAAAATCTATCAACCAGACTTTCATTAAAAATCATTAACCAATAACAAATTTATGTATTACAACtattaacaaataacaaattattatctaatttgTTTAATCAATTACAAAGTactgataaaatattttcagaTTCAAGATCTATTTCTTCAGAGTAAGATTGATCCACAAACTCAATTTGcccataaaaaattaaaattttaatcacagaaattttttaatatcagGCATCACAAGTCAAAACATCACATCAACTATTTTTACAAACATAAGAACCAATATAGAATAGATACTACATTTCAGAATTACCTGCAATAACAACATTAAATAGAAATCCAACAATGAACTGAACACACCACTATTTAAAATGAAGATTGAACTCGTGAAGAATTTCTCACAAAATAACATTTTGGTATTGGTCGCAACAACATGAAATTAGATAACATAAAATCAAAATGCGTAATAGAATTTGTATCTAACTCAACTCTCTTAAGAAGCATGAACTTCTTCAGCAGCAGCAGCTTCAAACGTCTGACCAGCAACAAGTTctggaacatcatcatcatcttcaccATCGTCTTTAACTGCCCCTGCTCCAGGTACCTGTTTCTTGAACTGCTCTGCCAATTTCCTCAAATTGTCTAGGTTATCAGGCCCTGAAACAATTCATAACAAATGTTATTAAGAAATATGATTCATATATGAAGAAGACAGCAAGAACATATCACATACCCAATTGGTTTAAAATTCCAGGAAGAATATCTTGTAAATCTGCAATTGAaatagagaaaaattaattatgatatttgcTACAAAAACCCAACATTTATGTTAATAGAGAAAAGACAACATACTCTTTGTTTGAGGAGAACCACTCACGACCCAAGTGTTGGCAGCAATCGAAGCTTGAACTGAAATTATAACAATTATGAGTTATTTGTGAAGAACTAATTATAGTAGAAAACATGGCAATCTAAGATGTCTATAGTTAAACCCCTCAAACTCAAAATTTCCACCAATTTGCAGTTACAGTTTATTTGCTTGTCTCAACTTCAAGAAccataatatatgaaataaataatctaaCAGAAAGAAGTCAATTCAATAAACCATTGGCAATAATTACAAAATCCAACATAAATATACAGCAGGCTTTACCTTTGGGGTTTAAGAACTGGATAACTGTATCATCCTTGAATATATTCACTTCTTCAATGGCAGGAATGGCATTCACCCCTATTCTCTTCAAGGTGCTCTGAAGCCTTTTGTCATCTGTTGAAGTAGTCTTATGAACAGCCTTCTTCTTCCTGTTTTCAGTCAAGCCATTAATTCATTGtaaacacaaaacaaaacattCACAAATGAAAGAAAGGAGATTATAAATCTTAGAAAACACTTTATGAACATAATTAACTCATAGCAAACCTTCTCATACTACCCTTGCCACCGGTACGGACAGCACCGGCCATTTTCATAAGCTTTTCTACGTTCATCTGTCAGAGATGGTTGCAAAGAATAGTTAATACCCGAATTACAACAATTACCATGACTCTAAACCATAAAGCTTGCAAATTTATGTTCGTCGACCTCCTATTGAGAATACCATAATCATAAAAATCGGCAGGACTAAGACTAGTCGatttaaaaccatttcattataGCTGCAAAACTTAAACTAGCTAATACAGTCAGTTCAGctgaaaaaaatgaagagaaaagaACTTCCTTGAGAACCCTTTAAGACGTGAATGTAATCAGATAGATAAATCAAAGTGAAACGGTTGGAAGAGATAGAAGAAGTTGAAAAAACCCTTAATTTCCCATCCAAGTCTGAAGAAACTCAGATCAGACAAAGGCGATTGGACTGATAAAAAGTTGAACAATTATAGGCAAACAGCAGATTAGAATAGACAAACAATCAATTAACTAAGGAACCACTTCGGAGGGATTCAGGATTTTACCTCTGCCGAAATCCCGAGAaaggagagagagagtttaGACAAAGGTGGATAAGAAGAACAGATGTGAGAGGTGTGTctatatcatgaaaacggaaccCTAATTACATTCCACCTGCTAATGTCCGTGCGGCACAATTTggacttttattttttttttctaatttcttagcaaattttttaaataaaaaataattatattcatattagttttataaaaaaacaaattatattaattatatttcttaagatttattatgtataaaaaatattatgattttttttttaataataaacaaagacAAAATCCGCTTTGTGAGGCAATGATGAGTTATgtaattgttaattaattttattttaattatatttacagtgtaataatatttaaattatttatgacaaaaatatgttaaaacttacttattttttataaaaaaaaatattatattcttattttcataatttaatgaataaataaaatgacttttaaattttaaaaaacaaatgaaagacacaaattacaatatttgaaaaaaaaattacacaaatttaaattattttcaaaaaataatttatatattaagtgtttataaattaaaattatttaaaactaatataaaataattcaacagataattttatatttatattatatattatattttaatatcatttatttaaataactcatttttaataattaaaattgaaaaaaaattatttaaaaataaatctaaacaaaaataaaagaaaaaaaaattgaaaataataaaatatgaatcttagaaaaaataattattaattatatttatataaattcaatgaatcaatatatatttgtataagaATATAGATAAATTTGGGACCGGGCTATGGGCTATGACAAACTCACTCTCTTGGGTAGTTCAATtttgtaaaagaaattataaaaaattatttttctctctctttatataATTCTATCTTTGCACTAGTCTAAATTTAGGGTCGACCAAACAAAGCCCATACATATTCAACTCTTGGGCACCACAATTTAGGACCGCTCATGGGCTTGGTTACTGTAAATTCACCCCTCGACATCccaatttttgttaaaaaaagtacactgattttttttctctcattttactCAGTTGCTTATAAGTTCTACacaacttattttaattttattggttTTTTACTGATTTCTCAATggattctcaaatttattaatgtatttttctaatcttcttcaaattcaaaatatattctctaatattttattatagatatatgattttgattttttgaattaggtatttatatatgttaaaaattaatatgttagtaaactataattattatatatgttattgttaatACTTAATGTTAGTATAATAGTAAGTTAGATTCTTAGTTATTTAATATCAATTCAAAGAAATTAGGAATTTAATGTTGAAATGCTTAAGCTCCCTTACATTAATTCATCATTGTTTTAATGGCTATGGCGTATAAGTAGTTTGAAAGATCTTCTTTTTCCATAATTATCTCAATTATTTTGGAGAAAATACCTAGTCTTACATTAATAAAGTTGCAACTTTATTTGGTTTTACAAAAATCAATTATGTTATCATGTTAGGTTAGTaaatttagtaaataatatgttagttcatatttatattaaattttgagttTAGAAATTAGGATTTAGGAATTATGTAACTATAAATATTGTCATAACATCCTATAAATTGCTTTATTGTTGTCACTAACAAATTGACTATCATACTTTATATCTGCACTTGGGCtaataaatttagtaattaatatgataatctatatatatatataatgatgcttaatttttaaagtgtccggattgccgggtcgagagctgtggttaatgtatgtttcgaacttgcaacctaacaaaacaagtacaactctttaaccaactaggctacaaagactttatattttaaattcaacaccaaatttgataaacgcgagacgttttaatattaatataagttcaactttttaactaactaatatataatgatgttgagtaaatggatacttgggtcggattatgggttgactcacccataaacttaaaacggttaaaaaatgtcaaaaaatgttatccgtaattttttttcacgatttttatattattactcgtgaaAATGCACGGGCTAAGTAGTTTGAAAGATCTTCTTTTTCCATAATTATCTCAATTattttggagaaaataaatttgagataaatattgtaACTATTGACTATCATACTTTATTTCTGCACTTGGGCtaataaatttagtaattaatatgataatttatatttatattatatttgagtttaaaaattatgatttaaaattatgttatatataaataatgtcacAACATATTTGCTAAATTGTTATGCAACAAAACtcaattgttttaattaatataggTCTTTTAtgagttatattaaaaattaaaatcaaaacagAGTGAAGTTTCGttcattttaaaaacaaattttcgGATCTTATAATGGAAAAATCAATCGACAAAATGATGCAATGACAAAGTTACTAGAGGGCtcaatttctaaaatatataatgcaaaaaaatcaaaattttatccTTTTAAGTTCAAGTCTTAGAGATGAAAAAATAAGTGATAGAAAAAATGATACCATTAGAGATGAAAAAATACGCGATAGAGAAAATGATACCATTAGAGATGAATGTGGTAATGAAAAATATGATACTcttaaatataagattttaaaacaATCTAATGATAATCTTAAAGATCAAGGTGTTAACGAAGAAAATGAGTATCAAGATATTAacgaagaaaatgagaaaaaagaagaaagatatTTATGAGAAAATGAAGACTAAGAGAAATGTGTTAAAAGAAGATTATGAAGATGGATATGTTATTAGAGATGTGAGCTACAATCCGAGTTGTGGGGAAGTATTAACGATAAAATAAGGATAATGTTATTTGTTCAAGGTccaattaaaatcataaaagaaaatgatgcATCCAAAAGAAAGTGTTCAAGGGAGAAACTTTCCGTCTTCTCTTTATGTTCATCATCTTTCAAatgaagaaaatcaagaaaagaAGTGGTTTGTGTACTCAAATGAGTTGAATAAGGTATGCTATTTATGTTGCAAGTTATTTAAGTATAAACCGTTGATAACTAATTTCGCAAAAGATGTAATTATTGATTGACATAGCATTCCTCTAAAACTTAGATTGCATGAAATGAATCTAAAATACACTCATTTAAGATAGATCTTTCATAATATGTTGATATTCATATCTAATCAAAATAGAAGTTGATTCCTCAACAATATCTACAATAACTCATGGTCAAGAATTAATCCCTTTAGGATAACTACAAAAGAAAGATTAACAACCATAGATGAATGCTCGGAAAATTTCGACAAATGCTACTATAAAAGAAAACGTCGACAGCAGGGTTCGAACCTGCGCGGGCGAAGCCCAACAGATTTCAAGTCTGTCTCCTTAACCACTCGGACATATCGACACTGTTGTTAGTTTAGGTGAATCGAGGTAATTTGTCAGCCAAAACAACTTACTAGTCTCTTTGCTGCTTTGATTAAAGGCAAAAGTCAACCGTGATCAACA
It encodes the following:
- the LOC124925950 gene encoding nascent polypeptide-associated complex subunit beta-like produces the protein MNVEKLMKMAGAVRTGGKGSMRRKKKAVHKTTSTDDKRLQSTLKRIGVNAIPAIEEVNIFKDDTVIQFLNPKVQASIAANTWVVSGSPQTKNLQDILPGILNQLGPDNLDNLRKLAEQFKKQVPGAGAVKDDGEDDDDVPELVAGQTFEAAAAEEVHAS